In Cyanobacteria bacterium GSL.Bin1, the DNA window CATACAGCTTCGACCAAAACCGCGCATGATAGTAGTAGTCAGGATTGCGGGTTTTTAACCACATCCCTTCCACAACGACTAAATAAATTGACATTCCGGTGGTTAACACGGGCCATAGCATATGAAAAATGGCAGTCACGGCAAATTGCATCCGTGACAGTGAAACCGAGTCTGATAGAAAATCCATGCTTCTTCTCGCCCATAAACATTAAGCACTGTTACATCATAACGATTGTTTACTCTTCTTATTGATTCTTTGAAAAAAGTCTTAAGATTTAAGATTTAATTTACAATTTGTTTTCGAGTTTAATCAAGTTACTGATTCAATAAAGATGAAACTTTAAGCTAATTTTAATTATCTTTTTACTCAGAATTCTCTTAAATTAAGTTAGAATAAATCACTAGCTTATTGATAAGTAATAATCCCTCAATAGCCTATTAAAACTAAATTTTGCTATCTCGCGAGCGTTTCAAACAACCATTATTAGCGTAATCAGTTTGAGAGCAATCTGTAAATTTTAATGTTTATTTAAATTCGTCAATACTGTCGTCAAAGTGCCTTGATTCCCTAAGAGAATTAAACGCCCAAAATACTTCCCTGCTCCCCAAAAAGAGCGTTTTTAAAGTAGAAATGAAAATGACGATTGTTTTACATTTCTTAAGAATTCGAGCAAGCTATTTTCAAATGGAAGCAATTTGGTTACTATAGACCCTTGGCGTCATCACTCGGGTTATTCTAGTTACAGTTTTTTTTGATAATGCAAATTCCTCATTGGTCTCCAGAGTACGAAACCGGTTTCCCCATCATTGATCAACAACACCAAGAGATGTTTAAGGTCGTGAGCGATCTCCAAGAAGCAATGGTGAGACAAGCTGAGCCAGCTTACCTCAAGCACCTCTTACAAGCGCTACTAAAAGATACCATTGCTCACTTCACCCTTGAGGAAGACTTGATGCAAGAGCATGGTTATCCTTCCTATGAGGAACATAAACAAATTCATGATCGCCTCACCCAAAAAATTACCAAAGTTCTCCGTCGTCTGGAAGCGGAAGAAGATGCTGCTTTGGTCAACAGTGAGCTTTCCCACTTTCTGCATCAATGGTTAGTGCATCATATCCAAGGACAAGATCGTAAAATGATCCAATTTTTCCGAGAACGAAATATTGTTGATGTGCAGAGAGCAGTAATTTATCAATAAAGTTGTACCAAAAAAAAAATTGACACAAGACAATTGAATACTTAATATTAATACTTAAACATTTATGCTTAGTTATTGATTAAAATTCATCAGTAACGGGTCACTGCTCACGGATCTTTCATAATGACGGCTTTCATTTTCGATGTAGATGGGACGCTCGCTGAAACTGAACGTTACGGTCATCGAGTCGCTTTTAACCGTGCTTTTGCTGAAGCTGAGTTAAATTGGTACTGGTCGGAGTCTTTGTATGGGGAATTATTATCAATTTCTGGGGGCAAAGAACGAATTGGTCATTACATGACCCATCATCTCCCCGACTATACTCCCCCCGATCATTTAGATGAGTTTGTGCAAGAGCTCCACGTGGCAAAAAATCGTCATTATCGTCAACTATTGCAAGAAGGAAAGATTCCGTTACGTCCTGGCGTCAAACGAGTGATTATGGAAGCCTATCAAGCCGGAATTCAGCTCGCGATCGCGACCACTAGTGCTCTCGAAAATACAATAGTGCTCATCGAAACCCAATTCGGAACCGATGCTTACTTTAAGTTGATTGCTGCTGGCGATGTAGTTCCAGAAAAAAAACCCGCCCCTGATATTTATGACTATGTTTTAGAACAGCTCAATATTAGTGCTAACTATTGTCTAGTGTTTGAAGATTCTCAGTCGGGTTTAGCAGCAGCAACGCAAGCCAACCTAAAAACAGTCATTACGTTTAACGATTACACAGCTCATCAAAATTTTTCAGATGCAGTTTTAGTTTTAAACCATTTGGGAGAGCCCGATTATCCTTTCACTGTTTATCGTGGGCATGGCTTTGTTAATCAAACCTACTTTGATTTGACGTTAGCTCACTCATTATTCAACTCTTAAAAATAGTGGCTCTCCCAGACTAAATTTGACTTTTTAATTTCGCTGAAATAAAAAAAAGTTACTATTTTAGTAACTTTTTAAACTCAAAATCATCATGACTAAACGTTCAAAAACTGCTTGAACTCTAGGACATGGTCATCGAAAAATCACGCTGTTTGAAGGTAAGCTTTGACTGGGAATAGGTTTGTTGGTCAATTGTCTGTCTTTGTTGGCGCTTGTTGAGCTTTTGATATTTCTTCAGAAGGGAATTGACATAGCTGGGAGTTAAGGAATGTCGATTAATCAATTCACTGGCGCCAGCTTCCAAAATTTCCCGAGCCTCTCGATTCGGAAGTGATTGCTTACTGTAAATGACAATTGGTACGTGTTGCGGTAACTCAAGACGAC includes these proteins:
- a CDS encoding bacteriohemerythrin, translated to MQIPHWSPEYETGFPIIDQQHQEMFKVVSDLQEAMVRQAEPAYLKHLLQALLKDTIAHFTLEEDLMQEHGYPSYEEHKQIHDRLTQKITKVLRRLEAEEDAALVNSELSHFLHQWLVHHIQGQDRKMIQFFRERNIVDVQRAVIYQ
- a CDS encoding HAD-IA family hydrolase; translation: MTAFIFDVDGTLAETERYGHRVAFNRAFAEAELNWYWSESLYGELLSISGGKERIGHYMTHHLPDYTPPDHLDEFVQELHVAKNRHYRQLLQEGKIPLRPGVKRVIMEAYQAGIQLAIATTSALENTIVLIETQFGTDAYFKLIAAGDVVPEKKPAPDIYDYVLEQLNISANYCLVFEDSQSGLAAATQANLKTVITFNDYTAHQNFSDAVLVLNHLGEPDYPFTVYRGHGFVNQTYFDLTLAHSLFNS